The following coding sequences lie in one Glycine soja cultivar W05 chromosome 16, ASM419377v2, whole genome shotgun sequence genomic window:
- the LOC114390764 gene encoding receptor-like protein EIX2, protein MIYMQNQQLHLFSIYSCVIMNSSIYILVFVQLWLLSLPCRESVCIPSERETLLKFKNNLNDPSNRLWSWNHNHTNCCHWYGVLCHNVTSHVLQLHLNSSHSPFNDNYEAYRRWSFGGEISPCLADLKHLNYLDLSGNVFLGEGMSIPSFLGTMTSLTHLNLSYSGFYGKIPPQIGNLSNLVYLDLSYVFANGTVPSQIGNLSKLRYLDLSDNYLLGEGMSIPSFLCAMTSLTHLDLSLTGFYGKIPPQIGNLSNLVYLDLGGSYDLKPPLFAENVEWVSSMWKLEYLDLSYADLSKAFHWLHTLQSLPSLTHLYLSGCLLPHYNEPSLLNFSSLQTLHLSFTSYSPAISFVPKWIFKLKKLVSLQLWGNEIQGPIPGGIRNLTLLQNLDLSENSFSSSIPDCLYGLHRLKYLDLRYNNLHGTISDALGNLTSLVELDLSANQLEGTIPTSLGNLCNLRVIDLSYLKLNQQVNELLEILAPCISHGLTTLAVQSSRLSGNLTDHIGAFKNIELLDFFNNSIGGALPRSFGKLSSLRYLDLSINKFSGNPFESLRSLSMLSYLQIDGNNFQGVVKEDDLANLTSLTEIHASGNNFTLTVGPNWIPNFQLTYLEVTSWQLGPSFPLWIQSQNQLEYVGLSNTGIFDSIPTQMWEALSQVLYLNLSRNHIHGEIGTTLKNPISIPTIDLTSNHLCGKLPYLSSDVFQLDLSSNSFSESMNDFLCNDQDKPMRLEFLNLASNNLSGEIPDCWMNWTLLVDVNLQSNHFVGNLPQSMGSLAELQSLQIRNNTLSGIFPTSLKKNNQLISLDLGENNLSGTIPTWVGENLLNVKILRLRSNSFAGHIPNEICQMSHLQVLDLAQNNLSGNIPSCFSNLSAMTLKNQITDPRIYSLGKYDTPYSSMESIVIVLLWLKGREDEYRNILGLVTSIDLSSNKLLGEIPREITYLNGLNFLNLSHNQLIGHIPQGIGNMRLLQSIDFSRNQLSGEIPPSIANLSFLSMLDLSYNHLKGNIPTGTQLQTFDASSFIGNNLCGPPLPINCSSNGKTHSYEGSDGHGVNWFFVSMTIGFIVGFWIVIAPLLICRSWRYAYFHFLDHVWFKLQSFRLGSITV, encoded by the coding sequence ATGATTTATATGCAGAACCAACAACTACACTTGTTTTCTATATATTCTTGTGTGATCATGAATTCCTCCATTTATATTCTTGTCTTTGTCCAGCTTTGGTTGTTGAGCTTACCATGCAGAGAGAGTGTGTGCATCCCAAGTGAGCGTGAGACACTTTTGAAGTTTAAGAATAATCTGAATGATCCTTCAAATAGGCTTTGGTCTTGGAATCATAATCATACCAACTGTTGCCACTGGTATGGAGTCCTCTGCCACAACGTCACTTCCCATGTTCTTCAGCTTCACCTCAACTCTTCACATTCTCCTTTCAATGATAACTACGAAGCTTATCGGAGATGGAGCTTTGGTGGAGAGATAAGTCCTTGTTTGGCTGATTTAAAGCATTTGAATTACTTGGACTTGAGCGGCAATGTATTCCTTGGAGAAGGTATGTCAATTCCTTCTTTCCTTGGGACAATGACCTCCTTGACTCACcttaacctctcttatagtggATTCTATGGGAAGATTCCTCCTCAGATTGGGAATCTCTCAAATTTGGTGTATCTTGACCTGAGTTATGTTTTTGCCAACGGAACAGTACCCTCTCAGATCGGGAATCTCTCTAAGCTTCGATATCTTGACTTGAGCGACAATTATTTACTTGGAGAAGGTATGTcaattccttctttcctttgtgCAATGACCTCCTTGACTCACCTCGACCTCTCTCTTACTGGATTCTATGGGAAGATTCCTCCTCAGATTGGGAATCTCTCCAATTTGGTCTACCTTGACCTTGGAGGTAGTTATGATCTCAAACCTCCTCTGTTTGCTGAAAATGTAGAATGGGTATCAAGTATGTGGAAGCTTGAATATCTTGATTTGAGTTATGCAGACCTATCCAAAGCATTTCATTGGCTACACACTCTCCAATCTCTTCCTTCTTTGACCCACCTATATTTGTCAGGATGCTTACTCCCTCACTATAATGAACCATCCTTGCTCAACTTCTCATCTCTGCAAACTCTCCATCTTTCCTTCACTAGTTATTCCCCTGCCATTTCTTTTGTCCCCAAGTGGATATTCAAATTGAAGAAACTTGTTTCTCTTCAATTATGGGGTAATGAAATCCAAGGTCCGATTCCTGGTGGTATTCGAAACCTCacacttcttcaaaatcttgacTTGTCTGAAAATTCATTCTCATCTTCTATACCTGATTGCTTATACGGTCTTCATCGTCTCAAGTATCTGGACCTAAGATACAACAACTTGCATGGGACTATTTCTGATGCCCTGGGAAATTTGacttctcttgttgaacttgatTTATCAGCTAATCAACTTGAAGGAACCATTCCAACTTCTTTGGGTAATCTCTGCAACTTAAGGGTGATAGATTTATCATATCTCAAACTCAACCAACAGGTTAATGAACTTTTAGAAATTCTTGCTCCTTGTATTTCCCATGGACTCACAACACTTGCAGTTCAGAGTTCACGACTTTCAGGCAATCTGACAGATCATATTGGggcatttaaaaatattgagctGCTAGATTTTTTCAACAACTCAATTGGTGGTGCTCTTCCTAGATCATTTGGAAAACTTTCATCATTAAGATATCTCGATCTGTCTATTAATAAATTCAGTGGAAATCCATTTGAAAGTCTTAGATCGCTTTCTATGTTGTCATATCTTCAGATTGATGGCAATAATTTTCAAGGAGTTGTCAAGGAAGATGATCTTGCAAATCTTACAAGCTTGACGGAGATTCATGCATCAGGAAACAATTTCACTTTAACAGTGGGTCCCAATTGGATTCCTAATTTTCAACTTACCTATTTGGAAGTGACATCATGGCAGTTAGGTCCCAGCTTTCCATTGTGGATTCAGTCACAAAACCAACTTGAATATGTTGGACTATCTAACACGGGGATTTTCGATTCTATTCCCACACAGATGTGGGAAGCACTTTCTCAGGTTTTGTATTTAAACCTCTCTCGTAATCATATCCATGGTGAGATTGGGACTACATTAAAGAATCCAATATCTATCCCAACTATTGATCTAACCTCAAATCACTTGTGTGGTAAATTACCCTATCTTTCAAGTGATGTGTTTCAGTTAGATCTTTCAAGCAATTCATTCTCTGAATCCATGAATGACTTTTTATGTAACGATCAGGACAAGCCAATGCGATTAGAATTTCTGAATCTTGCATCAAATAATTTGTCAGGAGAGATACCTGATTGCTGGATGAATTGgacacttctggtggatgtaaATTTACAAAGCAACCATTTTGTTGGGAACTTACCCCAATCCATGGGTTCCTTGGCAGAGCTGCAGTCTTTACAAATTCGTAACAACACACTCTCTGGAATATTTCCAACCAGTTTGAAGAAGAATAACCAATTGATATCCTTGGACCTTGGGGAAAATAATCTTTCAGGAACTATTCCAACATGGGTTGGAGAAAACCTCTTAAATGTGAAAATCCTCCGCCTTCGATCAAACAGTTTTGCCGGCCACATTCCAAATGAAATATGTCAGATGAGTCATCTTCAGGTTTTAGACCTTGCACAAAACAATCTGTCTGGCAATATACCGAGCTGTTTCAGTAACTTGAGTGCCATGACACTAAAGAACCAAATTACAGATCCTCGTATCTATTCTCTAGGAAAATATGATACGCCTTACTCTTCGATGGAAAGTATAGTTATTGTGCTACTATGGCTGAAAGGAAGAGAAGATGAGTACCGAAACATTCTGGGTTTGGTAACAAGCATTGATCTGTCAAGTAACAAGTTATTAGGGGAAATACCAAGAGAAATCACATATCTAAAtggattgaattttttaaacttgTCCCACAACCAATTGATTGGTCATATTCCACAAGGTATAGGTAATATGAGATTATTACAGTCCATTGATTTTTCGAGGAATCAACTTTCTGGTGAAATCCCTCCAAGCATTGCAAATTTGAGCTTTCTGAGCATGCTAGACTTGTCTTACAATCATTTGAAGGGAAATATTCCAACAGGAACTCAATTGCAAACCTTTGATGCCTCCAGCTTCATCGGCAACAATCTATGTGGTCCACCACTGCCCATAAACTGCAGCTCCAATGGGAAAACCCATAGTTATGAAGGAAGTGATGGGCATGGAGTGAATTGGTTTTTTGTCAGTATGACAATTGGATTTATTGTGGGATTCTGGATAGTGATTGCGCCTTTGCTGATTTGTAGATCATGGCGGTATGCCTATTTTCATTTCCTTGATCATGTGTGGTTCAAACTTCAATCTTTTCGCTTAGGTAGTATCACTGTTTAG
- the LOC114390768 gene encoding protein YLS3-like isoform X2, which produces MDSNACLPHLLVLAITLVLVSHAMGDSAKDKQRCAESLTGVATCLPYLGADAKAPTADCCSGLTQAMKTNKKCVCLILKDRDDPDLGLKINMTIAVGLPSLCKTPDNLSQCSVDGSSQNGRKQGTDETATAKNSASYIGKRLLVDSVKNIYTLECTKSLTDSQ; this is translated from the exons ATGGATTCAAATGCTTGTCTACCACACTTGCTAGTGTTAGCAATAACATTGGTATTGGTTAGTCATGCAatgggagattcagctaaagACAAACAGAGATGTGCAGAATCCCTGACAGGTGTTGCAACGTGTCTGCCATATTTGGGTGCTGACGCGAAAGCACCCACAGCAGATTGTTGCAGTGGTCTCACACAAGCCATGAAGACCAACAAGAAGTGTGTCTGCCTTATTCTCAAAGACAGGGATGATCCTGACCTTGGCTTAAAGATTAACATGACAATTGCTGTTGGTCTCCCTTCTCTTTGCAAAACACCTGATAATCTCTCACAGTGTTCTG TTGATGGAAGTTCCCAGAATGGTAGAAAGCAGGGGACAGATGAAACGGCCACAGCTAAGAATAGTGCATCTTATATCGGGAAGAGATTGTTAGTTGatagtgtaaaaaatatttatactctTGAGTGTACTAAATCTCTGACAGACTCACAATAG
- the LOC114390766 gene encoding receptor-like protein EIX2, with translation MAVLFATHVLLLILSTATTLHFSASKAARLNMTCSVKERNALLSFKHGLADPSNRLSSWSDKSDCCTWPGVHCNNTGKVMEINLYTPAGSPYRELSGEISPSLLELKYLNRLDLSSNYFVLTPIPSFLGSLESLRYLDLSLSGFMGLIPHQLGNLSNLQHLNLGYNYALQIDNLNWISRLSSLEYLDLSGSDLHKQGNWLQVLSALPSLSELHLESCQIDNLGPPKGKTNFTHLQVLDLSINNLNQQIPSWLFNLSTTLVQLDLHSNLLQGQIPQIISSLQNIKNLDLQNNQLSGPLPDSLGQLKHLEVLNLSNNTFTCPIPSPFANLSFLRTLNLAHNRLNGTIPKSFELLRNLQVLNLGTNSLTGDMPVTLGTLSNLVMLDLSSNLLEGSIKESNFVKLLKLKELRLSWTNLFLSVNSGWVPPFQLEYVLLSSFGIGPKFPEWLKRQSSVKVLTMSKAGIADLVPSWFWNWTLQTEFLDLSNNLLSGDLSNIFLNSSLINLSSNLFKGTLPSVSSNVEVLNVANNSISGTISPFLCGKENATNNLSVLDFSNNVLSGDLGHCWVHWQALVHLNLGSNNLSGVIPNSMGYLSQLESLLLDDNRFSGYIPSTLQNCSTMKFIDMGNNQLSDAIPDWMWEMQYLMVLRLRSNNFNGSITQKICQLSSLIVLDLGNNSLSGSIPNCLDDMKTMAGEDDFFANPLSYSYGSDFSYNHYKETLVLVPKGDELEYRDNLILVRMIDLSSNKLSGAIPSEISKLSALRFLNLSRNHLSGEIPNDMGKMKLLESLDLSLNNISGQIPQSLSDLSFLSVLNLSYNNLSGRIPTSTQLQSFEELSYTGNPELCGPPVTKNCTDKEELTESASVGHGDGNFFGTSEFYIGMGVGFAAGFWGFCSVVFFNRTWRRAYFHYLDHLRDLIYVIIVLKVRRLHGKL, from the coding sequence atgGCAGTGCTATTTGCAACTCATGTTCTTCTCTTGATATTGTCCACTGCAACAACTCTCCACTTCAGTGCAAGCAAGGCAGCAAGGCTCAATATGACTTGCAGTGTGAAGGAAAGGAATGCACTCCTCAGCTTCAAGCATGGACTAGCAGACCCTTCAAACAGGCTTTCATCGTGGTCTGACAAATCGGATTGCTGTACATGGCCAGGGGTTCACTGCAACAACACAGGTAAAGTCATGGAAATCAATCTCTACACACCTGCGGGCTCTCCCTATAGGGAGTTGAGTGGAGAGATTAGTCCTTCTTTGCTTGAACTAAAATATTTGAATCGTTTGGACTTGAGTTCAAATTATTTTGTTCTTACTCCAATACCAAGCTTCCTAGGCTCATTGGAGAGTCTGAGATACTTGGACCTTAGCTTAAGTGGGTTCATGGGATTAATCCCTCATCAACTAGGAAACCTCTCAAACCTGCAGCACCTTAATCTGGGATACAATTATGCTCTTCAGATAGATAACCTTAATTGGATATCAAGGCTATCTTCCTTAGAGTACCTTGATTTGAGTGGTTCAGACCTTCATAAACAAGGTAACTGGCTTCAAGTACTGAGTGCACTTCCATCTCTTTCAGAACTACACTTGGAGAGCTGTCAAATTGATAACTTAGGACCACCAAAAGGAAAAACCAACTTCACACATCTCCAAGTCCTTGATCTTTCAATTAACAATCTCAATCAGCAAATCCCTTCATGGCTATTTAATCTCAGCACAACTCTTGTCCAACTTGATTTACACAGTAACCTTTTACAGGGACAAATTCCACAAATAATATCAAGCCTtcagaacataaaaaatctagACCTGCAGAACAACCAGCTCAGTGGGCCACTTCCAGATTCATTAGGCCAGCTTAAGCATCTTGAAGTTCTAAATCTCAGTAATAATACCTTTACTTGTCCAATTCCCTCACCATTTGCAAACTTGTCATTCTTGAGAACTTTAAACCTGGCTCACAACCGACTGAATGGAACCATTCCTAAGAGTTTTGAGCTCCTCAGAAACCTGCAGGTATTAAATCTTGGAACTAATTCTTTGACTGGTGATATGCCTGTAACTCTTGGAACTCTCTCAAATTTAGTGATGTTAGACCTTTCATCTAATTTGTTAGAAGGATCTAtaaaagagtcaaattttgtaaaacttttgaaattaaAGGAACTACGTTTATCTTGGACAaacttgttcctcagtgtcaactcTGGATGGGTTCCTCCTTTTCAGCTTGAATATGTTTTACTGAGCTCCTTTGGAATAGGTCCTAAGTTTCCAGAATGGCTAAAAAGGCAAAGTTCTGTGAAGGTTTTGACAATGTCTAAGGCAGGTATTGCAGACTTGGTTCCAAGTTGGTTTTGGAATTGGACTTTGCAAACTGAATTCCTGGATCTGTCCAACAATCTGTTAAGTGGAGACCTATCTAACATCTTTCTCAATTCCAGCCTCATAAATTTGAGTTCTAATTTGTTCAAGGGTACATTGCCAAGTGTGTCTTCAAATGTTGAAGTGCTGAATGTTGCCAATAACTCAATTTCCGGAACAATTTCTCCCTTTTTATGTGGAAAGGAAAATGCTACTAATAATTTGAGTGTGcttgatttttcaaataatgTCTTATCTGGTGATCTTGGTCACTGTTGGGTGCATTGGCAAGCATTGGTGCATTTGAACTTGGGTAGTAACAATTTGTCTGGTGTTATTCCAAACTCCATGGGGTATCTATCTCAACTTGAGTCTTTGTTGTTAGACGACAACCGCTTCTCTGGATATATTCCTTCAACACTGCAAAATTGCTCTACAATGAAATTCATTGACATGGGCAATAACCAACTTTCTGACGCAATACCAGATTGGATGTGGGAAATGCAATATCTAATGGTTCTTCGTCTAAGATCCAACAATTTCAATGGCAGCATTACTCAAAAGATTTGTCAACTTTCTTCCCTTATAGTGCTGGATCTTGGCAATAACAGCCTGTCAGGATCCATTCCAAATTGTTTGGATGACATGAAGACAATGGCTGGTGAAGATGACTTCTTTGCCAACCCTTTAAGTTATTCATATGGCTCTGACTTCAGTTATAACCACTACAAGGAAACTCTTGTCTTAGTTCCCAAAGGAGATGAGTTAGAGTACAGAGACAATCTGATATTGGTGAGAATGATTGATCTTTCAAGTAATAAGCTGTCTGGAGCAATTCCATCTGAAATTTCCAAGCTATCTGCTTTGCGGTTTTTGAACTTGTCTAGAAATCATCTGTCTGGAGAGATACCAAATGACatgggaaaaatgaaattgtTAGAATCCCTTGATCTCTCACTAAACAACATTTCAGGTCAAATCCCTCAAAGCTTATCTGATTTGTCCTTCCTCAGTGTCCTGAATCTATCATACAACAACTTATCAGGCAGAATTCCCACGAGCACCCAACTTCAGAGCTTTGAAGAACTTAGCTACACTGGAAATCCTGAGCTTTGTGGTCCTCCTGTAACAAAAAATTGCACAGACAAGGAAGAGTTGACAGAGAGTGCTTCTGTTGGACACGGTGATGGTAATTTCTTTGGAACATCAGAGTTTTATATCGGTATGGGAGTTGGATTTGCAGCAGGATTTTGGGGTTTTTGCAGTGTTGTTTTCTTCAACAGAACTTGGAGGCGTGCTTATTTTCATTATCTTGACCACTTGAGAGATCTGATTTATGTGATAATAGTTTTGAAGGTAAGAAGGTTACATGGGAAATTGTGA